The nucleotide window atctgatagCTGGGTATTAACCGCCGCTCACTGTACTTATGGCTTACAATCTGTTTTTCTGGTATTTGGCACCATTGATCtattcaattatgaaattaatATGACCTCCACAGCATTCTTTATGCATCCTGAATACAATGATTACAACTTTAGCAATGATATTGCACTTATTCAACTACCTCAAGCATTAAAGTTTACCAGCAATGTACAAGCCATAGCTATGGTAACTTCATCACAAGCTGCAACTGGTTTTATAGGCACTCAAGCCACCATTACTGGATTTGGTCGGACAGGCGATGCCTCCCCGAATAGTTCTAGTGTGTTATTATGGGCTCATTTGCAAGTTGTCGATAatagtatttgtttaaatacttttggCCCAGACTATGTAAAGGATACAAATATCTGTGGCAATGCAGAGAACGATTCGAACACGTCAATTTGCAATGGCGATTCGGGAGGTGCTTTAGTTTGGAAGAACGAAGCTAATAGTTTTGTACAGATTGGCATCAATTCGTTTATGGCTGTCAACAAGTGCAGCGAAAATTTCCCCTCGGGTTTTACTAGATTAAGCTCGTATTCgggttttatacaaaatattaccggttttgtattgaattaattgaaataaaaagaacAGTTAAGTGGTACATAATAGAATTCATGATGTTTGTGGCAgaagtaataaatttttatttatgaacatgaaaaaaactttttgtttttgttggttttttgaaaaattccttCTGATTAAGAAAtcagtattaaatttaaataatttaaacgatttaattgcaataaaaaaataataccaatatttgtttaaagctaagcgaatatacataattattcgaataaaattattcgtataaaaatgtatatttttccaCTAATTTGCAAAGAGTTCATACagattaatgtaaaaatatcggaaaatattcgaatatttatttgattaaaattactcggataaaattattcgaataaaaatatttgaatttttatttatttaaaaagaaataaagcacaacatttttataaaaaaattaaacaaaatatttgaataaaattaaccAGTTtgggataattattcgaataatattatgtatttagtatttaaacgattacgaaaaaaatattctaaaatttctttaaataaataaaaatattcgaataaaattattaagaaattaatattagtaaaataaagaaacatatttctataagaaattataaaatattcaaataaaataaaccggtttgggaaaattattcgaataatattatgttgttttaaacgaattttgtaaaatgtataagtataaatttataaaaaaaaattaaataaataaacaaatatccgaataaaattaattaatcggataaaatgagaagaaaaaaattaattaaatttaataaactttattttaagtgcctaaaaatattcgaataaaaaaataaataaaatttttcgaataaaattatttgatttttattttacttaaaggaaaatacaataaaaataaaatataaaaaattaaaaaatatattcgaatgaaccaaaaataatattcgaaaaaaattaaaaattaaaataaaataaagaacaaaataaaatataaaaaattaaaaaaaatattcgaataaaatgaaccaaaaaaatattattcgaataaaattatttccttaaataaaaattattgaaaaaagtaaattattaagaaattgatgttaataaaatgaaggacaaattcatataagaaattataaaatattcgaataaaataaaggGACATgagaaaaatattcgaataatatttcgtttttaacgaatatcgaataaaatgtattaagtataaatttaatacaaaatttctataaataaaaaaaaatattcgaataaaatttaatcgGATAAAATTATCGGGTTTTAATTAATCggataaaataagaaaaaaaaatatttttgtaatagattagcattaaattttatttatttaaatttaatacaaaatttctataaataaaaaaaaatattcgaataaaattatcgGGTTTTAATTAATCGgataaaatgagaaaaaaaaatatttttgtaatagattagcattaaattttaataaactttattttaagtgcataaaaatattcgaataaaattacttggataaaatttttcgaataaaattatttgatttttttttacttaattgtatttttcaattaaaataaaataaaaaacaatataaaaaattaaaaaaatatttgaataaaatatttttgtaatagattagcattaaattttaataaactttattttaagtgcataaaaatattcgaataaaattacttggataaaatttttcgaataaaattatttgatttttttttacttaattgtatttttcaattaaaataaaataaaaaacaatataaaaaattaaaaaaatatttgaataaaatgaaaatattcgaacaaaattatttctttaaataaaaatattaaaaattaaaataaagaaaaaaataaaatataaaaaattaaaaaaaaaaaatattcgaataaaatgaaccaaaaataatattcaaataaaattatttctttaaatatttttaagaaatttatgttaaaaatgaaGGACTAAATTCCtataagaaattataaaatattcgaataaaataaaggGACATgagaaaaatattcgaataatatttcgtttttaacgaatttcgaataaaatgtattaagtataaatttaatacaaaatttctataaataaaaaaaaaatattcgaataaaatttaaccGGATAAAATTATCAGGTTTTAATTAATCGTATAaaatgagaagaaaaaaaatatttttgtaatagattagcattaaatttaataaactttattttaagtgcataaaaatattcgaataaaattactcggataaaatttttcgaataaaattatttgataatttttacttaaatgaaaataaaataaagaacaatataaaatataaaaaattaaaaaaatattcgaatgaaatgaattaaaaataatattcgaataaaattatttcttcaaatacataaaaattttcgaaaaaaatgaagcggaaaaattattgaaaaaagtaaattattaagaaattgaTGTTAATAAAATGAAGGACCAAATTCCtataagaaattataaaatattcgaataaaataaaggggcatgagaaaaatatttcgtttttatcgtatttcgaataaaatgtattatgtataaatttattacaaaatttctataaaaaaaaaaaaaatttacgaataaAATTTAACCGGATAAAATGATCAGGTTTTAATTAATCGGATAAaatgagaagaaaaaaattatttttgtaatagattagcattaaatttaataatcgtTATTTTAAGTGcataaaaatattcgaataaaattactcggataaaatttttcgaataaaattatttgatttttttttacttaaaggaaaataaaataaagaacaatataaaatataaaaaattaaaaaatattcgaataaaattaaccaaaaataatattcgaacaaaattatttctttaaataaaaatattggaaaaaaattaaaaattaaaataaaatataaaaaattaaaaaaaaatattcgaataaaatgaaccaaaaatattattcgaaaaaaattatttcttcaaacacataaaaattttcgaaaaaaattattaagaaattggTGTTAATAAAATGAAGGATCAAATTCCtataagaaattataaaatatttgaataaaataaagggACATgagaaaaatattcgaataatatttcgtttttaacgaatatcgaataaaatgtattaagtataaatttaatacaaaatttctataaataaaaaaatattcgaataaaatttaatcgGAAAAATTATCGGGTTTTAATTAATCGTATAaaatgagaagaaaaaaaatatttttgtaatagattagcattaaatttaataaactttattttaagtttataaaaatatttgaataaaattaataaaaatttttcgaataaaattatttgatttttttacttaaaggaaaatacaattaaaacaatataaaatataaacaatctattcgaaaaaattaaaaattaaaataaaataaagaacaatataaaatataataaaaatattcgaataaaatgaaccaaaaatattattcgaaaaaaattatttcttcaaacacataaaaattttcgaaaaaaattattaagaaattggTGTTAATAAAATGAAGGACCAAATTCCtataagaaattataaaatattcgaataaaataaaggGGCATGAGAAAAATATTCGTTTTTAACGtatttcgaataaaatgtattaagtataaatttaatacaaaatttctataaataaaaaaaaaatattcgaataaaatttaaccGGATAAAATTATCGGGTTTAATTAATCGGATAaaatgagaagaaaaaaaatgtttgtaatagattagcattaaatttaataatcgtTATTTTAAGTGcataaaaatattcgaataaaattactcggataaaatttttcgaataaaattatttgtttttttttttacttaaaggaaaataaaataaagaacaatataaaaaataaaaaattaaaaaaatattcgaataaaatgaaccaaaataatattcgaacaaaattatttctttaaataaaaatattggaaaaaaattaaaaattaaaataaaatataaaaaattaaaaaaatattcgaataaaatgaaccaaaaatattattcgaaaaaaattatttcttcaaacacataaaaattttcgaaaaaaattattaagaaattgaTGTTAATAAAATGAAGGACCAAATTCCtataagaaattataaaatattcgaataaaataaaggGGCATgagaaaaatattcgaataatatttcgtttttaacgaatttcgaataaaatgtattaagtataaatttaatacaaaatttctataaataaaaaaaaaaatattcgaataaaatttaaccGGATAAAATGATCGGGTTTTAATTAATCGGATAAaatgagaagaaaaaaattatttttgtaatagattagcattaaatttaataaactttattttaagtgcataaaaatattcgaataaaattatttgattttttttttacttaattgtatttttcaattaaaataaaataaaaaattaaaaaaatattcgaataaaatgaaccaaaaataatattcgaacaaaattatttctttaaataaaaagattcgaaaaaaaattaaaataaagaacaaaataaaatattaaaaattaaaaaaaaaatattcgaataaaatgaaccaaaaatattattcgaataaaattatttcttcaaatacataaaaattttcgaaaaaaatgaagcggaaaaattattgaaaaaagtaaattattaagaaattgaTGTTAATAAAATGAAGGACCAAATTcgtataagaaaattataaaatattcgattaaaataaaggGGCATgagaaaaatattcgaatatttcgtttttaacgtatttcgaataaaatgtattaagtataaatttattacaaactttctataaataaaaaaaaatattcgaataaaatttaaccGGATAAAAGTATCGGGTTTAATTAATCGGATAAAGTATGATGATTtcgtttaagaaaaatttaataaacatta belongs to Calliphora vicina chromosome 4, idCalVici1.1, whole genome shotgun sequence and includes:
- the LOC135958923 gene encoding brachyurin-like, with product METQYLYQVGILMVLSTLYVIQADQTIAINKRIISGTQAAQGQFPWQVILKVDESDVLLCGGSIISDSWVLTAAHCTYGLQSVFLVFGTIDLFNYEINMTSTAFFMHPEYNDYNFSNDIALIQLPQALKFTSNVQAIAMVTSSQAATGFIGTQATITGFGRTGDASPNSSSVLLWAHLQVVDNSICLNTFGPDYVKDTNICGNAENDSNTSICNGDSGGALVWKNEANSFVQIGINSFMAVNKCSENFPSGFTRLSSYSGFIQNITGFVLN